The genomic stretch caatattagaAAGAGTTTTGAGATTGAGCCTACAGtagaaaagatggtggaaaatatGCTTAGATAGTTTGGGCATGTAGAGAAAAGACCTGCAGATTCTGTTGTAAAGAGAGTGGATCAGATAGAGAGGAGTCAAACGACTAGAGGTATAGGAAAACCTAGACAAACAATAAGAGAAactattaagaaagatcttgagATTAGTGAAATGGATAGAAACACGGTGttagatagaacattatggcggaaTTTGATCCGTGTAACCAACCCCACTTAGTGTAataagacttggttgttgttgttgttgtaatctTGATGATTTATAATAAGATATAATTTTCAAGATTAATTCTTCTCACTCTTATATATCTCATTTAATATAACTCGTGTACACATATACTCATACTACATACCCATATAAATACCAATAGTTAGCTATATATTTATGCTACACTGCTTTTAAACTTGATCAGATTTCTAGACGACCCAGACTTGGGACAGGAAATAGAGCAATGGACATGAGAGCGCAACCATACAAACTGAGTTCACGCTGTGATGTGACAGCAATTCTCATTCTATACGGTCTTCCAAGGTAACtaatgtttttgttggttttacaACTTGTATAACATACACAGGCAAGAAAGAATCCATACAGGATGGAAATACCAGCTAGCAACAGCACACTGAACAGAATCATAACATTTAGCTTATATGTAGTTGCTTAGCCTGTTTTACCCAGATAATATTTTACGTTGGGCATAGGCAGTCTTTTACTTGCTAAACAACTTATATCTGCTTACTTAATATGAAAACTACATGGCTGAATAAACACAAAGGTGCTAAAAGCTGCAAAACTGTAACTTGCATTTGCTTCCCCCTTAGTATCCATGGAGTTTAGCTTTTGTGAATGAGTTCTTGAAAGAATCTGTGTTCTTTTGCAGTTAAGAAAGGAAGTTGATATTAGATTATATAACAACTCTTCCTTATTAGGAAAGATTCTCTTGGGTATATTTGcatgtttttttaaaacttttgacTTTCGGAGTAGATCATTTTGTTAAAAGCTTTTTTTTCTTATCTAATTACATCAACATCTTTGTTTCCGTGTTTCTCTCAGGTGAATCATTTTATGCATGTATGTAATTCTGTTTTTTTTCACAGGTTACTTACGGGATCAATTCTTGCACATGAGATGATGCATGCGTGGCTGCGGCTAACAGGTACAATATGTTTGTCGGTTTCATTTTATTGTTATTCATCTACAAAGTGTTGCAGTTTTGAGGTGTACATTTTCTTGTTTACAACATGTGAGCAATCTATTCACTTTAATAGTTGCGATTTGTCGCATAACATCAAACCCATTTTTATTTCATTGGACGTGTCTCAATTTTATGCCAACTGCTGTATATATGAAGGTTTTCGGACTCTTAGTCAAGATGTTGAAGAAGGTATCTGTCAGGTTTTGGCTCACATGTGGTTGGAGTCTGAGCTTTCTTCTGCATCAGGAAGCAATGTTGTATCAGCCTCATCCTCATCTGCATCATATACATCTAAGAAAGGTAAAAGACCCCCTTTTGAGAGGAAGCTTGGGGAGTTCTTCAAGCACCAGATTGAATCAGACATTTCCCCGGTTTATGGAGATGGATTTAGGGCAGGTCAAAAAGCAGTTCGCAAGTATGGCCTACAGAGGACCCTTCACCATATCAAGATGGCGGGGAGTTTCCCATTTTAAGTATAGATATCTCCCATTTAACTGATTGTTTCTCATTCTTTTTATAGATAAAGCCTGGCCTGTTATTGAAAACAGCAGCTTAGGTACTTTGGCATTAGCGTTGTTGCAGTGCTGATTTTTTTTGAACTTGTAATTAATTGATACCTTTGCTCATGTATTGATTACATTcatatgattttttaaatatattttaatcacacgagtaattatttgtataatcacATCTCAACCTCTCTGCAAATGCCcaaaaataagagagaaaaatACAACACTTTGGTAGCAATTTTTCGCTTTCAGCTATTTTTTGTTTCAGGGCATCCTTAAACTTTATTCATATTATACTAATATCGGAAAACAGGAtgctatttttgaaaaaaaataaataatactgACTGATATAAAAAAGAACCAATGTCATTGGAGTATAAAATATGTATAATgtatacaaaataactacaatagcAACACTTtgtcaacaacaaaaaaacagcaAAATCAACATATCAGTTAGCCAAAACTCTATCATTTCACCTCTCCAGGCTTAGGTTGTTACTGATAATGGGTGCTATACTTTGTTGCATATCATTTGCCTGTATTTTCATTAAATTGGAGACTACCTCTTCAATGTTTGGTCTGCTTTCTGGTTCTTGGGTCAAACAGGCTAGACCCAGTTTAACTAGCTGCAGTGCACTTGCTTTCCTACAGCTTTCAATGAGGCAAGGATCAATAAACAAACtcactttctcttcttcattctctTCGCCAATTATACTTTCTATGATTTCGTAAAGCATTACTTCTCTTCCGTCTTGTAGGGTAACAGAATCTTTGCCAGTGATCAATTCCAACAGCACCACTCCAAAGGCATAGACATCCATTTTGGTACTGACTACTCCTGCTTCCAGATACTCGGGAGCTAAATAACCGGCCGATCCTACAACATGTGATGTGGGACAATCAGAAGTAACCATACTCTCTGATTCTTCAACAAGTGCAAATTTTGCTATCTTGGCTCTTAAATCCTTGTTTAGTAGAATGTTTCCACTGTTTATGTCCTTGTGTACATAGCTAGGTtctgtgaagttgtgaagataTTGAAGTCCATTGGCAATATCCACAGCAATCTGTATCCTCCTTCCCCAACTTTGGTGCTCTACAGAACTATTCTTGCTAAGCCATTCCCTTAAAGATCCATTTTCCATGTATTCATAAACAAGATAGATGCAAGCTTTGTTTTCACAGTAACCCTGCAGCTTTATCAGGTTGAAATGATTGATCCTTTTCAGCAAATtgacctctttagaaacatctCCTCTCATTCTTTTAACAGCCAAAACTTCCTTGCCATTGTTGAATACACCGCGGAATAAAGAACCTTCGATTCTATTCTTTGAACTAAAATTCTCAGTTGCCTCTTTTATTTCCTCAAACCTATACACTTTGGAGAGATGTTCAATGATCGCTATTTCCTCACGAATCTCTTCTGAAAACACCTCCGTTTTTTTCTCACCTCGCGCACGTCGCTTAGACAACCCTACTGATCTCTTTCTTAGCAAAAACAGAACCAGCACAAACAAGAAGGCACACAGAACCAGCACCGAGGTGGTTAAAGCAATGGGGAGTGTTTTTTTCTTTGACTTGCACTTTTTGAGGCTGCAATCTTGAGGGATTGGGGGATCATTAGCAACTATGGTTGTTGGACTCCCCGGTTCACTTGGAAAAGGAATCAGAACAGTTGTGAATGGATAAAGTACTTGAGTTTGCGAGGAAAAACCATTAGCATCAATTAGATTACCTTCTGTTACATTGAATCTAGTAGCAATATTTGAAATGTTATCCCCCCAGGTTACCGAGTATGTGAGTAAATACTTGGTGCCATTTGTTTTCTGATGATATGTTGGACAAGCGCATCGAAGTAGAACCTGTAACTCCATTCCTGGATGCAAATCAAGTACCCCATATGGATTCGCACGCATCAGAGAATCACATGTCGTCAAACCCTGGAACGTATCGTTTGCTACTGTGAAATATGTCGGGTTTTGACCCAATACATATTTCGTTTCAGCTTGATAATAATTATTGGTTAAACAAGAGCAGTTCACAGGAACAATAACCTCTTTACCAGGCGGGAAAACTGTCAGCAAAGTGGCACCATTGATTCGGGCGAGCTCTTTCGGGTTTGATGACGTGAGGTTGGAAATCGCGTTGACGGAGTTATAAGGAGTTTTGGATCTGAAGCTCAGAAAAGCCATGCAGGATTTGTTGAAGCCATTGCAGGTGTAAAGAAATGCGGGCGAAGGTCCCGTATCATCGCTATTCTCGCAGGTGAATATCGAATTTCCTGAGTAATTCTGTTGTGCCTTGGTTTTTAATGAAAGAAAAATGTTCagtatgaagaaaatgaagttaaaCACAAAATGATTCATGGTGAAGTTATTTTTCTTCATGAAAATGAAACTTAAGTAGTGACTATATCAGAGAATAATGCATCAAAACATTAGACTAAGCATTAATATATCAGAATAGCGTGTGAGAAGTTAAAAAGACATAGTCTAAATCATTATATTATACTATGATGTTCATTGTATAGGCCCACAGATTCTAGTATCTTGGTCTGTTAGTTGTGTTTTGCAAATGGATTATATAATtggattttatatatttaaatttaattgacCAAGTTTTGGGTTTACGTCATAGATTAAGAATATTCTGGAAATTCTTTTCATATAAAGAATGTGTGTATTAAAATATACAGCCACTTGAATCTGGTTATGAAGGAATTAGTGTTATCATATTTTTGTTCACATTAGGTCTTACCTTACTGATTGGACCATGTTGTATTTTATTCGAGAACTGATGGTTAATCGATTATTATATCATATAGAATGATTAAGCTGCTGCTTTCTACTGCCTGCTTCTACTGTCATGATACAATCCGGCTTTTCTTCATTCCCTTTTTGGTTGTTGGAAAAGATAacatatatagtatatatatataaatctgaATTATGAAGCTTCATATAATTGATTAAGTTTGAAgtggaaatgataaaaatatgAAACCAAATAAGTCAATAGCATTGAAGTATACGTTATTAGACCCAATCAAAATTTTAACTGATAGTTAGTTAgtatgttattgttgttattgttagttTGGTAAGTTTGTTTGAGCTGTTACTAGCTATTTCATTTATTGATATTTGTGTGTATTTGGTCTGAAGTGGACCTGAGGGTGATGTATGGAGTTGTTCGGATTTGGGATGTCAACTTCGTTTGGGGTCTTAAAGATGAGGAAATTTTCTTCTGCGGGGACaggatggggaacaaagtcttCCCGAAGGTATTTCGGGAAcaggggtggcgtaaatatctcCCGCTCCGTGGAGTTCTTGCCCCGCCTAAAATAGCATAATCCTTTTCGTGCTACTTTTCTTTATCTATGACTCAGTATTAAAACTTAAAATCTTTTGGGTTAATGGTCAACCTTCAATAGTTCCCAATATCAAGGGGATTATTTGAAAACCACCTAGAATTTACTTGATTAAATGTTATAATAACGCTGGAAGTAGAGGTTCTTCGACTCATTTTTCTTGCGGTGGTATCTTTAGTGGTCAATATGCTAGTATTTTGGAATGTACAGTTTAAAAATTCGTTACACTGCTTAATTTAATAGTGAGTTTATTGGTGTTGTGATGGTCTTTGAATATGATTTTAATAAAGTTTGCACTCTTTTGTGGTTAGATATTGGTCCCAATTTGTAAATTTAGCATTCAAATTTAACACCATTTTTCTTTGCACGCATCTTCGAAATAGATTTCTCAATTGCATTAAAACCaccataaatatattttatttttatttctcataTATATCGCGAGGTTTACCATTTTGTTGATAGGATCACCTCCCTTGTATTCATAGCCGATGGTTTCTATTGGTCGAACTCTATTCTAACTTGCACCATCGAAATATTTTATAGGGATAGACTTGGGGTGGGAACGCTGCTCCAATTTTAAATAGAGAAAAATTTAAGTCTCAAAGAGCACACTAaaagttaattatattttctccacttgaaATTTTTTAATTCTATCCATAAAGAATCAATTTAAAGTTAAACATTTTTTAGTTTATAAGTAGTTAAAGTTTGGAACTTTTAACAAGTgggtcgttgtagtatagtggtaagtattcccGCCTGTCACGCGGGTGACCCGGGTtcgatccccggcaacggcgtatTTTGTACttgtttttaatttcatttaatgACAAATGTTAGTACCataatttacaaaattatttcacTTTTTCTAGTTGAAATGATATTGTTAATCTTGTTAAAAAATGTTgattgatttttttatgattgcaACACCATCTTTCTTGATAAAATTCCACATTAacatataacaataaaaataagtgTAACagcaaaaagacattttttatttcattatgttACCTTAAACGATATTTTAGTTCCTTATTgtcaaattaaaatatttggtttTCGAATTTCATATATTATTATAACTTTAACTTTGGTCTCAAtacatattataattttaaaaaggtGTTTCTCAGACCAAAAATGGACAATTTCCCCCCAATATTGTGTGTGAAAATAAAATACCAACACTTATCATTTTTGGTGTTGGACGTGAATATTTTTTAAGGTTATTTAACTAGAGTGTGAGACAAGGTAATCCCTTGTCTCATCCTCTTTTATGTCCGGTAGAAGAGGTTTTTAGTAGAGGAATATCAAAACTTTTGAATGAGAGCAATGTCTAACTCATCAGAGGTCCCAGAGGCACCTTTCTTCCATTCATATTGATTTATAACGACGACGTGTCGATTTTCTGTGGAGGAATGAAATTCAACTATTCAAACTTGCGCAACTTATTCAACAATTACATTGAGATTTATGGCCAAATTATTAATACTTGAATGTAATTTATTTATGTAAGTTTTCCACTATCTCTGATATTAATTTCTTCCCTCTGGGTAACATTCCGTTCATTAACTTGGCATTCCAATTATTAATATGTAAGCCCAAAGCTTTATAATCTATACCACATTATTGAAATAATTAAAGTTAAGTTATCTGCTTGAAAATTTGCTAAGCTGTCTCTATTACTATTAGATCTCAATTAAATTAAAACTCATTTTGAAATCATGCTTGGCTATAACTTTATGGTGTATGCTTGACATGTTAAACTTATTAAGAAAATTTATAATTGgaccaaaaatgtttttaaaaggtGATATCAGTAATAGGAAGCAAAAGGGTTTTACCCCCTCTTAATGAGTGAAGTCCGAGTATCAGGTCTTCAGGAAGATAGATGAGGCAACCTTTGTTAAGTTTTTTCAGGAGCCTATTACCTCCTCTAACCACTGGAAAAGATTTCCTAGAGATAGATTGACCACGAACAAAGGTCCAATTAATTATCACATTGATTCCATTATTTGCATGACATTAAGAATGTGCATACCATCTTTGATAAAAATAGGTTGTTGTTTGGTAGTAGGGACAAGATCAAGTTTTAGATTGATACTTGAAAATGGGGATCCTTTAACTGAAGCTCTAAGTAATTTTATTCATACTCATCATCTCCTAAAATACAAAGGTAAATACTTCATTGACATAAACAATTAAGTGTAAACACAATCAATTATCAAGAATTATCCCTTAACTATGTTTAAGCTCAACATATTACTATTCATAATTACAATAATTATGATCAACTACTGTTGTATTATACTAGTACATGTGAGTTGATATTCAAAGAAGCTTATAATTTTATAAACATCATCGGTCAAGAGATTCATTGGATAAAGTTATTTGGAATTAATTCATTTCTCCCTCTAAATCATTACGCATTTGGAGGCTCACACATCATAAAGTCCCCACATCTGCGAGCCCCTCATCTATGGGTATTCACATGGTTTCTAAATTAAATTTTTGCCAATTTGCCTATGCTTCTAGTCATGATTTATTTCAATATTGACCAAAATAGTTTGAAATGGCTTGGACAAATCATCCATATTAGTATTGCCAATTGTTTCATCCTCTTTATTTTGAGCATTTGCCAAAGCACAAGTCTAAAAGATAAAGGTAAATTCTTCATTGACATAAACAATTAAGTGTTACCATAATCAATTATCAAGAATTATCCCTTAACTATCTTGTCAAAAAAAGTCTAATCAATGcaatcttttcatttttttttattgttttcagtAGTGTGGTCAACAATATTTTGTTTTATAGGTAAAAAATAGGTTATAAGGAAAGAACATTCATGAAAATTGTTCCATTAACATGATAGTTTTTAGTGATTACTTAATTAGCATAATCCTTTTCGTGCTACTTTTCTTTATCTATGACTCAGTATTAAAACTTAAAATCTTTTGGGTTAATGGTCAACCTTCTATAGTTCCCAATATCAAGGGGATTATTTGAAAACCACCTAGAATTTACTTGATTAAATGTTATAATAACGCTGGAAGTAGAGGTTCTTCGACTCATTTTTCTTGCGGTGGTATCTTTAGTGGTCAATATGCTAGTATTTTGGAATGTACAGTTTAAAAATTCGTTACACTGCTTAATTTAATAGTGAGTTTATTGGTGTTGTGATGGTCTTTGAATATGATTTTAATAAAGTTTGCACTCTTTTGTGGTTAGATATTGGTCCCAATTTGTAAATTTAGCTTTCAAATTTAACACCATTTTTCTTTGCACGCATCTTCGAAATAGATTTCTCAATTGCATTAACACCaccataaatatattttatttttatttctcataTATATCGCGAGGTTTACCATTTTGTTGATAGGATCACCTCCCTTGTATTCATAGCCGATGGTTTCTATTGGTCGAACTCTATTCTAACTTGCACCATCGAAATATTTTATAGGGATAGACTTGGGGTGGGAACGCTGCTCCAATTTTAAATAGAGAAAAATTTAAGTCTCAAAGAGCACACTAaaagttaattatattttccccACTTGAAATTTTTTAATTCTATCCATAAAGAATCAATTTAAAGTTAAACATTTTTTAGTTTATAAGTAGTTAAAGTTTGGAACTTTTAACAAGTgggtcgttgtagtatagtggtaagtattcccGCCTGTCACGCGGGTGACCCGGGTtcgatccccggcaacggcgtatTTTGTACttgtttttaatttcatttaatgACAAATGTTAGTACCataatttacaaaattatttcacTTTTTCTAGTTGAAATGATATTGTTAATCTTGTTAAAAAATGTTgattgatttttttatgattgcaACACCATCTTTCTTGATAAAATTCCACATTAacatataacaataaaaataagtgTAACagcaaaaagacattttttatttcattatgttACCTTAAACGATATTTTAGTTCCTTATTgtcaaattaaaatatttggtttTCGAATTTCATATATTATTATAACTTTAACTTTGGTCTCAAtacatattataattttaaaaaggtGTTTCTCAGACCAAAAATGGACAATTTCCCCCCAATATTGTGTGTGAAAATAAAATACCAACACTTATCATTTTTGGTGTTGGACGTGAATATTTTTTAAGGTTATTTAACTAGAGTGTGAGACAAGGTAATCCCTTGTCTCATCCTCTTTTATGTCCGGTAGAAGAGGTTTTTAGTAGAGGAATATCAAAACTTTTGAATGAGAGCAATGTCTAACTCATCAGAGGTCCCAGAGGCACCTTTCTTCCATTCATATTGATTTATAACGACGACGTGTCGATTTTCTGTGGAGGAATGAAATTCAACTATTCAAACTTGCGCAACTTATTCAACAATTACATTGAGATTTATGGCCAAATTATTAATACTTGaatgtaatttatttatataagtttTCCATTATCTCTGATATTAATTTCTTCCCTCTGGGTAACATTCCGTTCATTAACTTGGCATTCCAATTATTAATATGTAAGCCCAAAGCTTTATAATCTATACCACATTATTGAAATAATTAAAGTTAAGTTATCTGCTTGAAAATTTGCTAAGCTGTCTCTATTACTATTAGATCTCAATTAAATTAAAACTCATTTTGAAATCATGCTTGGCTATAACTTTATGGTGTATGCTTGACATGTTAAACTTATTAAGAAAATTTATAATTGGaccaaaaatgattttaaaaggtGATATCAGTAATAGGAAGCAAAAGGGTTTTACCCCCTCTTAATGAGTGAAGTCCGAGTATCAGGTCTTCAGGAAGATAGATGAGGCAACCTTCGTTAAGTTTTTTCAGGAGCCTATTACCTCCTCTAACCACTGGAAAAGATTTCCTAGAGATAGATTGACCACGAACTAAGGTCCAATTAATTATCACATTGATTCCATTATTTGCATGACATTAAGAATGTGCATACCATCTTTGATAAAAATAGGTTGTTGTTTGGTAGTAGGGACAAGATCAAGTTTTAGATTGATACTTGAAAATGGGGATCCTTTAACTGAAGCTCTAAGTAATTTTATTCATACTCATCATCTCCTAAAATATAAAGGTAAATACTTCATTGACATAAACAATTAAGTGTAAACACAATCAATTATCAAGAATTATCCCTTAACTATGTTTAAGCTCAACATATTACTATTCATAATTACAATAATTATGATCAACTACTGTTGTATTATACTAGTACATGTGAGTTGATATTCAAAGAAGCTTATAATTTTATAAACATCATCGGTCAAGAGATTCATTGGATAAAGTTATTTGGAATTAATTCATTTCTCCCTCTAAATCATTACGCATTTGGAGGCTCACACATCATAAAGTCCCCACATCTGCGAGCCCCTCATCTATGGGTATTCACATGGTTTCTAAATTAAATTTTTGCCAATTTGCCTATGCTTCTAGTCATGATTTATTTCAATATTGACCAAAATAGTTTGAAATGGCTTGGACAAATCATCCATATTAGTATTGCCAATTGTTTCATCCTCTTTATTTTGAGCATTTGCCAAAGCACAAGTCTAAAAGATAAAGGTAAATTCTTCATTGACATAAACAATTAAGTGTTACCATAATCAATTATCAAGAATTATCCCTTAACTATCTTGTCAAAAAAAGTCTAATCAATGcaatcttttcattttttttattgttttcagtAGTGTGGTCAACAATATTTTGTTTTATAGGTAAAAAATAGGTTATAAGGAAAGAACATTCATGAAAATTGTTCCATTAACATGATAGTTTTTAGTGATTACTTAATTAGCATAATCCTTTTCGTGCTACTTTTCTTTATCTATGACTCAGTATTAAAACTTAAAATCTTTTGGGTTAATGGTCAACCTTCTATAGTTCCCAATATCAAGGGGATTATTTGAAAACCACCTAGAATTTACTTGATTAAATGTTATAATAACGCTGGAAGTAGAGGTTCTTCGACTCATTTTTCTTGCGGTGGTATCTTTAGTGGTCAATATGCTAGTATTTTGGAATGTACAGTTTAAAAATTCGTTACACTGCTTAATTTAATAGTGAGTTTATTGGTGTTGTGATGGTCTTTGAATATGATTTTAATAAAGTTTGCACTCTTTTGTGGTTAGATATTGGTCCCAATTTGTAAATTTAGGTTTCAAATTTAACACCATTTTTCTTTGCACGCATCTTCGAAATAGATTTCTCAATTGCATTAACACCaccataaatatattttatttttatttctcataTATATCGCGAGGTTTACCATTTTGTTGATAGGATCACCTCCCTTGTATTCATAGCCGATGGTTTCTATTGGTCGAACTCTATTCTAACTTGCACCATCGAAATATTTTATAGGGATAGACTTGGGGTGGGAACGCTGCTCCAATTTTAAATAGAGAAAAATTTAAGTCTCAAAGAGCACACTAaaagttaattatattttccccACTTGAAATTTTTTAATTCTATCCATAAAGAATCAATTTAAAGTTAAACATTTTTTAGTTTATAAGTAGTTAAAGTTTGGAACTTTTAACAAGTgggtcgttgtagtatagtggtaagtattcccGCCTGTCACGCGGGTGACCCGGGTTCGATTCCCGGCAACGGCGTATTTTGTAAAATGTTgattgatttttttatgattgcaACACCATCTTTCTTGATAAAATTCCACATTAacatataacaataaaaataagtgTAACagcaaaaagacattttttatttcattatgttACCTTAAACGATATTTTAGTTCCTTATTgtcaaattaaaatatttggtttTCGAATTTCATATATTATTATAACTTTAACTTTGGTCTCAAtacatattataattttaaaaaggtGTTTCTCAGACCAAAAATGGACAATTTCCCCCCAATATTGTGTGTGAAAATAAAATACCAACACTTATCATTTTTGGTGTTGGACGTGAATATTTTTTAAGGTTATTTAACTAGAGTGTGAGACAAGGTAATCCCTTGTCTCATCCTCTTTTATGTCCGGTAGAAGAGGTTTTTAGTAGAGGAATATCAAAACTTTTGAATGAGAGCAATGTCTAACTCATCAGAGGTCCCAGAGGCACCTTTCTTCCATTCATATTGATTTATAACGACGACGTGTCGATTTTCTGTGGAGGAATGAAATTCAACTATTCAAACTTGCGCAACTTATTCAACAATTACATTGAGATTTATGGCCAAATTATTAATACTTGaatgtaatttatttatataagtttTCCACTATCTCTGATATTAATTTCTTCCCTCTGGGTAACATTCCGTTCATTAACTTGGCATTCCAATTATTAATATGTAAGCCCAAAGCTTTATAATCTATACCACATTATTGAAATAATTAAAGTTAAGTTATCTGCTTGAAAATTTGCTAAGCTGTCTCTATTACTATTAGATCTCAATTAAATTAAAACTCATTTTGAAATCATGCTTGGCTATAACTTTATGGTGTATGCTTGACATGTTAAACTTATTAAGAAAATTTATAATTGgaccaaaaatgtttttaaaaggtGATATCAGTAATAGGAAGCAAAAGGGTTTTACCCCCTCTTAATGAGTGAAGTCCGAGTATCAGGTCTTCAAGAAGATAGATGAGGCAACCTTCGTTAAGTTTTTTCAGGAGCCTATTACCTCCTCTAACCACTGGAAAAGATTTCCTAGAGATAGATTGACCACGAACAAAGGTCCAATTAATTATCACATTGATTCCATTATTTGCATGACATTAAGAATGTGCATACCATCTTTGATAAAAATAGGTTGTTGTTTGGTAGTAGGGACAAGATCAAGTTTTAGATTGATACTTGAAAATGGGGATCCTTTAACTGAAGCTCTAAGTAATTTTATTCATACTCATCATCTCCTAAAATATAAAGGTAAATACTTCATTGACATAAACAATTAAGTGTAAACACAATCAATTATCAAGAATTATCCCTTAACTATGTTTAAGCTCAACATATTACTATTCATAATTACAACAATTATGATCAACTACTGTTGTATTATACTAGTACATGTGAGTTGATATTCAAAGAAGCTTATAATTTTATAAACATCATCGGTCAAGAGATTCATTGGATAAAG from Vicia villosa cultivar HV-30 ecotype Madison, WI linkage group LG4, Vvil1.0, whole genome shotgun sequence encodes the following:
- the LOC131596572 gene encoding lysM domain receptor-like kinase 4; the encoded protein is MKKNNFTMNHFVFNFIFFILNIFLSLKTKAQQNYSGNSIFTCENSDDTGPSPAFLYTCNGFNKSCMAFLSFRSKTPYNSVNAISNLTSSNPKELARINGATLLTVFPPGKEVIVPVNCSCLTNNYYQAETKYVLGQNPTYFTVANDTFQGLTTCDSLMRANPYGVLDLHPGMELQVLLRCACPTYHQKTNGTKYLLTYSVTWGDNISNIATRFNVTEGNLIDANGFSSQTQVLYPFTTVLIPFPSEPGSPTTIVANDPPIPQDCSLKKCKSKKKTLPIALTTSVLVLCAFLFVLVLFLLRKRSVGLSKRRARGEKKTEVFSEEIREEIAIIEHLSKVYRFEEIKEATENFSSKNRIEGSLFRGVFNNGKEVLAVKRMRGDVSKEVNLLKRINHFNLIKLQGYCENKACIYLVYEYMENGSLREWLSKNSSVEHQSWGRRIQIAVDIANGLQYLHNFTEPSYVHKDINSGNILLNKDLRAKIAKFALVEESESMVTSDCPTSHVVGSAGYLAPEYLEAGVVSTKMDVYAFGVVLLELITGKDSVTLQDGREVMLYEIIESIIGEENEEEKVSLFIDPCLIESCRKASALQLVKLGLACLTQEPESRPNIEEVVSNLMKIQANDMQQSIAPIISNNLSLER